One Cellulomonas soli DNA window includes the following coding sequences:
- a CDS encoding HAD family hydrolase has product MTLGPHGVSAAQTAPRASALPAAVLWDMDGTLIDTEPFWIAAEIELVEAHGGVWTHEDGLALVGTPMSFSTATLRAAGVDLSVEEIGDFLNHRVGRGVAVGIPWQPGAHELLLRLRAAGVPLALVTSSFRVLAEPFARAVGLFDAVVAGDDVERQKPDPEPYLTAAALLGVDVRDCVVVEDSPSGIASAVASGAQVVAIEVMVPVAARTDVSRVTSLADLGLAEIARVAAGEVLDLRPAG; this is encoded by the coding sequence GTGACCCTCGGTCCGCACGGTGTGTCCGCAGCTCAGACCGCACCTCGGGCGTCAGCTCTCCCCGCTGCCGTCCTGTGGGACATGGACGGCACGCTGATCGACACCGAGCCGTTCTGGATCGCGGCCGAGATCGAGCTGGTCGAGGCGCACGGCGGGGTCTGGACGCACGAGGACGGGCTGGCGCTCGTCGGCACCCCGATGTCGTTCAGCACGGCCACGCTGCGTGCGGCAGGGGTCGACCTGTCGGTCGAGGAGATCGGCGACTTCCTCAACCACCGCGTCGGTCGAGGCGTCGCGGTGGGCATCCCGTGGCAGCCCGGTGCGCACGAGCTGCTGCTCCGGCTGCGTGCGGCGGGCGTGCCGCTGGCGCTGGTGACGTCCTCGTTCCGGGTGCTGGCCGAGCCGTTCGCGCGGGCCGTGGGCCTGTTCGACGCCGTGGTCGCCGGGGACGACGTCGAGCGCCAGAAGCCCGACCCCGAGCCGTACCTGACGGCGGCCGCCCTGCTCGGCGTCGACGTGCGTGACTGCGTCGTGGTCGAGGACTCACCGTCCGGGATCGCCTCCGCGGTCGCCTCGGGTGCGCAGGTCGTGGCGATCGAGGTCATGGTGCCGGTCGCGGCGCGCACCGACGTCAGCCGCGTGACGTCGCTCGCCGACCTCGGGCTCGCCGAGATCGCTCGCGTCGCCGCCGGCGAGGTCCTCGACCTGCGACCCGCCGGCTGA
- a CDS encoding RecB family exonuclease produces the protein MTTDLDDIPDDGVLEPVGATGGAPAGRAPGEEAPADEVRRSVPGLSPSRANDFLQCPLMFRFRVVDRLPEPPSPAAARGTLVHAVLEDLFDLPAGSRTLEAATAALPARWAGLLADQPRYGELFAAPEEEQTWLASAAALLATYFTLEDPNRLEPHEREVSVRLDLEDGPQLRGIVDRLDVAPNGWVRVVDYKTGKSPRAGYESSALFQMRFYAYVLWRTRGVLPRLLQLEYLGDGVILKHEPTEPEMLTLEARVRSIWAGIEEAARAGDWRPRTSKLCDWCSFKELCPAFGGTPPQVPDGAVERAIGVSPTPVG, from the coding sequence GTGACCACCGATCTGGACGACATCCCGGACGACGGCGTCCTCGAGCCCGTAGGGGCCACCGGCGGTGCACCGGCCGGGCGCGCGCCGGGCGAGGAGGCACCCGCGGACGAGGTGCGACGCTCCGTCCCCGGCCTGTCGCCCTCGCGCGCGAACGACTTCCTGCAGTGCCCGCTCATGTTCCGGTTCCGCGTGGTCGACAGGCTTCCCGAGCCGCCCAGCCCGGCGGCCGCGCGCGGCACGCTCGTGCACGCCGTCCTGGAGGACCTCTTCGACCTGCCCGCGGGCAGCCGCACGCTCGAGGCCGCGACGGCTGCGCTCCCCGCACGCTGGGCGGGACTGCTCGCCGACCAGCCCCGGTACGGCGAGCTGTTCGCGGCACCCGAGGAGGAGCAGACCTGGCTCGCCTCGGCCGCGGCGCTGCTGGCGACGTACTTCACGCTCGAGGACCCGAACCGCCTCGAGCCGCACGAGCGCGAGGTCTCCGTGCGCCTCGACCTGGAGGACGGCCCGCAGCTGCGCGGGATCGTCGACCGGCTGGACGTGGCACCCAACGGCTGGGTCCGGGTCGTCGACTACAAGACGGGCAAGTCGCCGCGCGCCGGCTACGAGAGCTCGGCTCTGTTCCAGATGCGCTTCTACGCCTACGTCCTGTGGCGCACCCGCGGGGTCCTGCCGCGGCTGCTGCAGCTGGAGTACCTGGGTGACGGCGTGATCCTCAAGCACGAGCCGACCGAGCCGGAGATGCTCACCCTCGAGGCGCGGGTGCGCTCGATCTGGGCGGGTATCGAGGAGGCGGCGCGTGCCGGCGACTGGCGACCGCGCACGTCCAAGCTGTGCGACTGGTGCTCGTTCAAGGAGCTGTGCCCGGCTTTCGGCGGCACGCCGCCGCAGGTGCCCGACGGTGCCGTCGAGCGTGCCATCGGGGTGTCACCCACCCCGGTCGGCTGA